The Candidatus Omnitrophota bacterium region TAGATAACCTTCGGCGAAATCCGCCGAAGCACCCGGCCTATTTAGCATTGAATGCGAAGGCGGAATTTACGTCGAGCGAATGCAGGAACTGACCGAGGCAAGAGATGAAAGGATATATGCACCCGTACAGAGGGGATTTATCAAGTAACGAGTTATTGATACAAAGGCCGAGGGAATTCCTGCAAATTCGCGAGACGTAAACCGCAGTGCACGGCGAAAAAATTCAGGCCGTGAACAGGACCCTGAAGTGCGGCAGGGACCGTAACTTCTATGGCCTGCACAAAATATTTTACGCTACCTTTCCTTTCCATACCCATCGATGGCGCTCTTGAGGAGGCGGCAATAGAGGTCGAACCCGACCGCGTGTATGTAGCCGTGCTGCTCTACGCCGAGCAGGTTCCCCGCCCCGCGTATCTCGAGGTCCTCCATGGCCAGCTTGAACCCGGAGCCGAGCTCCTGGAATTTCATGATAGCGTGGAGCCGTTTCTGCGACTCCTGGCTCAGGACGAACCTCTTCGGGATCAGGAGGTACGCGTACGCCTTGCGCGTGAACCGGCCTACCCTGCCCCGGAGCTGATAAAGGTCGGCCAGGCCGAAGGTATCGGCCCTGTTTATTATTATGGTATTGGCATTCGGTATGTCTATCCCGGACTCGATGATCGTCGTAGAGACGAGGCAGTCGATCCCGCCTTTTATGAACTTCAGCATCGTCTCCTCGAGAAGCCGTTCCGACATCTGGCCGTGCGCGACCACTATCTTCGCCTCCGGCACAAGCGCCTTCAGCGAGCGGGCGATCACCTCGATATCCTGGACCCTGTTATGGAGAAAGAAGACCTGCCCGCCCCGCCCTTTCTCGCGCATGACCGCCTCGCGTATGAGTTTCTCGTCGTAATGCGTCACTACCGTCTCGACCGGAAGACGCTCGGACGGCGGCGTATTTATTACGGATATATCCCTGCCGCCCATGAGCGCCAGGTAGAGCGTCCTGGGTATGGGCGTCGCGGTAAGGGTCAGTATGTCCACGGTCGCGCGGAGCTTCTTGAGGTGCTCCTTGTGACGCACGCCGAACCGCTGTTCCTCATCTATGATCACGAGGCCCAGGTCCTTGAAACGCATATCGCGGGAGAGCAGACGGTGGGTACCTATGATGATGTCCACGGCCCCGCTCGCGACTCCTTCGATTATACGTGACTGCTCGCCCGTCGTCCTGAACCGCGACAGCATCTCTACGTTCACGGGATACTTTTTCATACGGGAGGAGAAGGTATTGAAATGCTGTTCCGCGAGTATCGTGGTCGGCACGAGGATGGCGACCTGTTTATTGTTCATCACCGCCTTGAATGCCGACCGGAGGGCCACTTCCGTCTTCCCGTATCCGACATCGCCGCACAGGAGACGGTCCATCGGTTTCCGGGCCTCCATGTCCAGTTTCAATTCCGCGGTCGCGCGCGTCTGGTCGGGCGTCTCCTTATACGGGAACGCCGCCTCGAGCTCCTTCTGCCATTCGGTATCTTTCGAGAAGGCGAACCCCTGGCTGGCGGCGCGGCGCGCCTGCAGATCGAGGAGCTCTACGGCCACCTTCTCCACGCCCTTCCTGGCCCGCTCCTTGACGCGGGCCCATATCTTCGCACCGAGCTTATAGAGCTTGGGGGGTCTTCTTTCGAAACCGAGATATTTCTGTATCTTATGGAGGTCTGTGTGCGGGACGTAAAGCTTGTCGCCGTCGGCGTACTCTATGACGAAATGGTCTGTGTATCTCTTTTCGACCTTTACCTTCTCCACCCCCATGTAACGGCCTATGCCGTGGTCCACATGCACGACGTAGTCGCCCGATTCTATATCTACGAAGTTGTCTATCGGGGATTCACCGGAGGTGCCGCGGCGCCGGCCCTCTATCTTATGTTTGAATATGCCGCGTATGGGAAGGAGTATCGCGACGGAGTGGTCCTGTATGACCTCGTAGGTCAGCGGGTCGAGGCTGCGGATCTTTTTAACGCAGTTCCCTTCGAGCTCTATCCGGAGCGGATACTCGAAGGTGACGGGATAGACGGTGATCGTGTCTCCTACGGCGGCAAAGTCGCCTTCTTCGGCGACCCTCCTGCACGAACGATAGCCGTATTCGACGATATCCGAAAGCAATTTCTCGGTGTCGATCTCTTCGTTCAGGTAGATCTTTATGGAGTCGAACATGTGTCAGCTTTCAGCTATCAGCTGTCAGCTACATCTTTTTAGGGAGCGAGACGCCGAGGAGGCCCAGGCCGTTCGCGAGCACTATCCTGGCGCAATCGACCAGGACGAGCCGCGCCCTCGTCAATTCGAGATCGTCGCTGACAACCCTGTGCTTTGTGTAGAAGGAATGGAAGATAGCGGCAAGGTCCTGCAGGTATTGGAGCACTATATACGGGTCGAGAGAATCCGAGCTCAGGGCCACGATGAGAGGGAACCTGCGCATTATGCGCAGGAGCTCGAGCTCTTCCGCTTCTTTAAGCAGGGATGAATCATACTTCGCCGGCCCCCTTATCTTTTTACCGTAATCGAGGATCGACCATATCCTGGCATGAGCGTACTGGATATAATAGACGGGGTTCTCCATCGACTCTTTCTTGACCGACTCAAGGTCAAAGTCGAGATGGCTCGAGATCCTTCTCATCAGGAAACAGAACCTGGCTACATCCTTCCCGACCTCCTCCCTCACCTCGCGCAGGGTCACGAACTCGCCGGCCCTGGTGGACATAGAGACGACCTGGCCGTTCCTGAAGAGCGTGGCGAGCTGTACTATGAGCACGGAGAGAGAGCCGGCGTGGTAACCGAGCGCCGCGACCGCCGCCTTCATGCGCGGGATATATCCGTGGTGGTCGGGGCCCCATATGTCGACTATGCGTTTAAAACCCCTCCTGTATTTGTCTAGATGGTAGGCTATATCGGAGGTGAGATAGGTCATCTTGCCGTCGGACTTGAATACCACCCTGTCCTTATCGTCGCCGAACGCGCTCGACTTGAACCAGACGGCGCCTTCTTTTTCGTAAATATATCCCTTCTCCTTCAGTACGGCGATCACCCTGTCTATCTTGCCGGACTTACGCAATCTCCTCTGGCTGTACCATACGTCAAAATCGACTCCGAAGCTCTTCAGGTCATCCCTTATGTCGCGCATGATCCAGGCCAGCCCGAACTCCCTGAACGGGTCGAGCTTATTCTCTTTGATATATTTCCTGCCGAACTTCTTTTTGAGATCCTTCGCTATATCCATGACATAGGAGCCCTTGTACCCGTCCTGCGGGAAATCTTCCTTCACCCCGCAAAGCTCAAGGTACCGGACCCTGATGGAATTGCCCAGTATATCCATCTGGGTGCCTTCGTCATTTATATAATATTCCCTGGTGACTTTGTAGCCGGCGAATTCGAGTATATTGGCGAGGCTGTCCCCTATGGCTGCCTGGCGGGCATGCGCTATGGTGAGGGGGCCGGTGGGGTTGGCGCTCACGAATTCCACCTGCAGTTTCGTCTTCCTCCCCAGGGCCATACGCCCGAAATTGCCCTTCTTCCTCTTTATCTCAAGCAGTGACTTATACAGGTGGGCCCCGCTGAGAAAGAAATTGATGAACCCGGGCGGTTTTATCTCAACGCGGTCTATCTCGCCCTTTATATGGGAGGAGGCGAGATCTTCTTCGAATGACCTTTTGATATGTTCGGCGATAACGAGAGGGTTCTGGCCGGCGGCCTTGGATAACCTGAGGGCGATATTCGAAGCCAGGTCGCCGTGCGACCTCTCTTTCGGGATCTCCAGTTCGGGCTTCACGCCATCCGGGAGGACCGCGGAGGCATTGAGGTCCGCGAGGGCCTTCTTTACGGACCGCTCCAAAACCGAGATTATCCTGCTTTCGATCCCGCCATAATGCATCTTAACGCCTGGCTCTCTTCTTCTTTTTTTTCTTCTTCAGGACGCGCGCCTTCCTCCGGGGCACGGCCTTCCCTGTCTTCTCCCTGAAGCGCTCCTGCGGTATATCGCTCCACAGCTTTTCGAGATCATAAAAATGTCTCGTCTCTTCACCGAAGATGTGGGCCACGACATCGCCGTAATCGAGCACTATCCAGAGGGCCTCTCGCTCCCCTTCGGAATGCCACAGCTTCTCGCCCTTTTCCCTCAGCACTCTTCTGATATTGTCCGATATGGCCTTTACCTGCGTAGTGGATGTGCCGCTCGAAACGACAAAATAGTCCGAGACGCTGGGGACCTTGCGCATATCCATGATGACTATGTCGCGCCCTTTTTTATCCGATGCGGCCCTGGCGATCGCCGAGGCCTTCCTTTTCCCTATGATAAGATATCACCTCTTTCCGATACCAAAAAAATATACCCCGATAAACGGCTCATAAAAAGATTATCCCGCCTAAGAATGCTTTGTGGGCGACTCAAGGCGGGATCCCGCACTGAGTCATGACCCTCAGCATTCAGGCGGGGCAGCACCCTGCAACTCTGCAATCTGTATAATTCTTCTGATAAAGCCGGATTATTTCATTATCTTATACATCCCAGTACCGCAAGTTGTGCATTTGCCCTTCATTGCCTGGCGCTTGTTCTTCATGGTGACTTTCTGGGTGTCCTTCATCTCTTTCTTGGCTTTGCACTTTACGCAATATCCTATCTCTGCCATCTATATCACCCCCTTTGATCTTTCTATGCCCTATTTCAATACTTTTGTGCTAGTTTATCAGAAGATCTGCCCCTTGTCAAGGGGATATCCTCCATTACCCCTGCAGGAGGCCCATGTCTCTACCGGTATAACTTATGATCCGCGATGTAACGGCGCACCTTCTCGGGGACCAGGTAGCGTATGGACCTGCCCTCTTTTACCCGCTTCCTTATGTCGTGCGAAGAGACCTCTATGGGCGTTATGACCACCGTATCCACCTCTTTCGGGACATCCTGGAAAGGGTAGCCGGGGCGGTTCGCCACGATGAACTTGGATATCTTGAATATCTCGTTCACGTCCTTCCAGGAGAAGAGGTCCTTCAGGGAATCGGACCCGGTGATAAAATATAGCTGGCTCTCCTGGCCGTATTTGGCCCTGAATTCCTTCAGTGTATCTATGGAATACGACCTTTTCCTGGCATCTATCTCGAAACGCGACGCCTCGAGGGCCGGGTTATCCTCTATCGCCAGCTCCGTCATCCTGAAGCGGTCCTCGGCAGAGACGACGGGACCCGACTCTTTGTGCGGCGATAGATAAGTCGGGACGAATATGACCTTGTCCAGCTTGAGCTTGAAACATGCCTCTTCCGCAAGTATCAGGTGACCCATGTGTATCGGGTCGAACGTCCCTCCCAGTATACCTATGCGCATATCATCTCCGGACCTGCCCGTTCCCCCGCACCACGTACTTGTACGACGTCAGCTCTTCGAGCCCCATGGGGCCCCTGGCATGGATCTTGTCGGTAGAGATACCTATTTCCGCGCCCTTCCCGAACTCTCCGCCGTCGGTGAAACGGGTCGAGGCATTCACATACACGCAGGCAGAATCGACTTCACGCAAAAACTTTTCGGCCGTCTTCTTGTCGCCCGTAACTATGGCATCCGAATGGTACGACCCGTACTTCATGATGTGCTCTATGGCGCCGTCTACGTCTTTCACCACCTTGACCGAAAGGATCAGGTCAAGGTACTCGGTGTACCAGTCGGCTTCGGAGGCGGGCAGCACGCCCCTCACGATGCGCCTCGTCTCGGCGCATCCCCGTATCTCCACCCCCTCGCCTATCAGGCGCCTGAGCATGCCGGGGAGGAACTCTCCCGCTATCTTCCTGTGCACAAGCATCGTCTCCATGGCATTGCAGACGCCCGGACGCTGGACCTTGGCATTGAGACATATCTCCCGGGCCATCTCGAGGTCTGCGGCCTTGTCTACGTAGGTGTGGCATACGCCCTTGTAATGCTTGATGACCGGTATCCGCGACCTCTTTGCCACCTCCCTGATAAGGGATTCGCCTCCGCGCGGCATGACGAGGTCTATCAGCCCGTCCTGCGTCAAAAGCTCGTCCACTATGCCCCTGTCGGTATGCCGGACCATCTTCATCGCCCCGCGGGGCAACCCATGAGATATCGCCGCCTTCTCGAGCGCCTCGTATACGGCGATATTCGAATGTATCGCCTCGCTCCCGCCTCTCAGGATCACGGCGTTACCCGACTTCAGGCAGAGCCCCGCGCAGTCGCTCGTCACGTTAGGGCGGGATTCGTATATGATGAGTATCACCCCTATGGGGACACGCACCTTTTCGATACGGAGGCCGTTGGGCCGGCGCGTGCTTGAGATAAGGCCGCCGACCGGATCTTTCAATCTGGAGATCGAGACGAGCGAGTCGGCCATTTTGCGTATCCTTGAAGGGTCCAGGAGCAGTCTGTCGATGAGGGCCCCGGAAAGCCGTCTTTCGCGCGCCCGGGCGACGTCCTTTTCATTCTCCCTTAGTATGGATGACTCGTTCTTCCTGAGGGCATCGGCCATCGAAACGATGATCTTATCCTTGACCGCCGTATCGATGAGCGCCAGCGCCCTCGAGGCCTCTTTTGCCTCATTGCACATCACCTTAACGTTATCGCGTGCGCTCATAATATCACCAGGTTGTCTTTATGTATGACTTCGTCGGGCCCCTTATAACCCAGGACGGCCTTGAAGGCGGAGGTCTTCAGCCCCTTTATCTTGGCGGCCGCCTCCGAGGAGTAGTTAACCAGCCCGCGGGCGAACTCTTTTCCGTTCCTGTCGACTACGCTGACGGCGTCGCCCTGGGAGAAGTCACCGCTCACCGCGAGCACACCGGATGCCAGGAGGCTCCTGTCTTTCCGCGAGAGCGCTTCCCTGGCGCCGTCATCCACCTCGATACGGCCTTTTGTCCTGGATGAAAACGCTATCCACCTCTTCTTCGCGAGGAACTTCACTCCCTGGCACTTGAATGCGGTGCCTGCGGCCTTTCCGTCCAGTATGTCGGGTATGATGCCCTTCTTTGTGCCGTTGGCTATGACGCATTCCATGCCCGCCTCGCATGCGCTCCTGGCGGCCGCGAGCTTGGTGGCCATCCCGCCGGTGCCGAGGTCACAGCGGCTTGCGCCGCCCAGCTTCGCTACACGTGAGTTTATCTCTTCCACGAACTTTATGACACGTCCGTCTTCGTCCAGGAGGCCGTCCACATCGGTAAGGAGTATCAGCATATCCGCGCCGCACAGGTCCGCGACGAGCGCGGAGAGGCGGTCGTTATCGCCGCACTTTATCTCGTCTGTCGAAACGGTGTCGTTCTCGTTTATGACCGGGATGACGCCGTGGCCGAGAAGCGCGAGTATGGTGTGTTTGATATTAAGGTAGCGCTTCCTGTCGTTAAGGTCTTCCTGGGTCAGGAGTATCTGGCCCGTAAGGTAGGAGCGCGCCCTGAAGTACTCGCTGTAAAATTGCATGAGGTGGCCCTGCCCTATGGCCGCGGAGGCCTGAAGCTCCGAAAGGAGGGCAGGCCTCTTCTTCAACCCGAGGAGCCCCATTCCGGCGCCGATGGCCCCCGAAGTCACCAGGAGGACCTCCGTCCCGCGGTCTCTCACGTCGGATAGCTGCTCGACGAGGTTACGTATCCTCTCCCTGTCGAGCGTCCGCTCTTTTGACGTGATGACCTTAGTCCCTACCTTTACCACTACCCTCTTATATTTAGCCATTTTTTCTCTCTGCCCTGACCTTTTTATATATAGCCGTGAGCAGCTCTTTTATCCCCTCGCCCGTTTCGGCCGATACCGGAAATACCTTCAGCCGCGGGAACGCCTTTTTGAACTTCTGTATATTCTTTTTGGCCTCAGGGAGGTCCGTTTTATTCAGCGCGACGATCTGCGGTTTCGCGCCGAGTTCCCTGCTGTAGAGCTTTAGTTCTTTGTTCAGTTTCCTGTAATCGCCCGCCGGGTCCCTCCCCTCCCACCCCGATATGTCCACCAGGTGGAGAAGCACCTTCGTCCGTTCCACGTGCCGCAGGAACCTGTCCCCAAGCCCCTTTCCGAGGTGCGCACCCTCGATGAGGCCGGGTATCTCGGCGATCACAAAATGCGCGCCGGCGTACATCTTCACAACGCCCAGGACCGGCGCTTTGGTCGTGAACGGGTAACCGGCGATCTTTGGGTGCGCGCTCGATATGCGCGATATGAGCGTCGACTTTCCCGCGTTCGGATAGCCGATGATCCCCGCGTCGGCTATGAGCTTCAGCTCAAGCATGATCGTCTTCTCTTCTCCGGGGAAGCCTTTTTCATTCGACCGGCCGCGCGAATTCCCGCGACCGCCGTGCCCTCCCCGCGCGATGACGACCGACTCGCCCTCTTTTACGAGGTCACGCAGGACTATATCATGGGTCAGGTCCCTTATGGTGGTGCCGGCCGGCACCCTCACTAAAAGGTCCGTCCCTCTCTTCCCTTTTTTATTGCTTGAGCTGCCGTGCGATCCGGATTCTGCGGTAAAGTGCTGCTGATATTGGAAGTCTAAAAGCGTGTGGACGTTCCTGTCGACAAGGAAGACCACATCTCCGCCGTCACCGCCCCTGCCTCCGTCGGGCCACCCGACCCTGTTCCACTTATCGCGGTAAAAGCTGTGGCAGCCGTTACCGCCGGATCCGGCCTTGATGTAGATCTTTGTTTCATCTATGAACATTATTTTGCGGATTTGACGACGCTTACAACCTTGCTCTGGCCGAAGACGACCTTCCCGTCGATGAGCGCGTAGAGCGTGTCGTCCCTGCCGGCGCCGACGTTACGCCCCGGCTTGAATACGCGGCCGTGCTGCTTCAGTATTATCGTGCCGGCCTTCACCTTCTGGGCGCTGAAACGCTTGATCCCCAGGTTCTTAGGCTGACCGTCGCGTCCGTTTATCATGTGAGCCATATAGCTACCTCTTATCCTTTCGCTATCTCGATCTCTTTGACTTTTATCCTGGTGTAATCCTGCCTGTGGCCTATCTTCTTCTTCTCGCTCTTCCGCCTCTTATACTTGAAGGCGATGACCTTGTCGCCCCGTACCGTGCCGAGCGCCTCGCATATCACATGCGCCCCCTTTACGTGCGGCGTCCCAAAGTGGACGGAGTTGCCTTCCTTCAGGATAAGGACCTTGCCGAGTTTCACCTCGGCGCCTTCTTTGGCCTTCAGCTTTTCGACCAGGAGCACATCGTTCTTGGCTACTTTATACTGTTTCCCGCCTGTTTCCACAACTGCGTACATTGAACACCCCCATGTAGTTAGGCCGAATACTATACCATATC contains the following coding sequences:
- the proB gene encoding glutamate 5-kinase; this translates as MAKYKRVVVKVGTKVITSKERTLDRERIRNLVEQLSDVRDRGTEVLLVTSGAIGAGMGLLGLKKRPALLSELQASAAIGQGHLMQFYSEYFRARSYLTGQILLTQEDLNDRKRYLNIKHTILALLGHGVIPVINENDTVSTDEIKCGDNDRLSALVADLCGADMLILLTDVDGLLDEDGRVIKFVEEINSRVAKLGGASRCDLGTGGMATKLAAARSACEAGMECVIANGTKKGIIPDILDGKAAGTAFKCQGVKFLAKKRWIAFSSRTKGRIEVDDGAREALSRKDRSLLASGVLAVSGDFSQGDAVSVVDRNGKEFARGLVNYSSEAAAKIKGLKTSAFKAVLGYKGPDEVIHKDNLVIL
- a CDS encoding glutamate-5-semialdehyde dehydrogenase — protein: MSARDNVKVMCNEAKEASRALALIDTAVKDKIIVSMADALRKNESSILRENEKDVARARERRLSGALIDRLLLDPSRIRKMADSLVSISRLKDPVGGLISSTRRPNGLRIEKVRVPIGVILIIYESRPNVTSDCAGLCLKSGNAVILRGGSEAIHSNIAVYEALEKAAISHGLPRGAMKMVRHTDRGIVDELLTQDGLIDLVMPRGGESLIREVAKRSRIPVIKHYKGVCHTYVDKAADLEMAREICLNAKVQRPGVCNAMETMLVHRKIAGEFLPGMLRRLIGEGVEIRGCAETRRIVRGVLPASEADWYTEYLDLILSVKVVKDVDGAIEHIMKYGSYHSDAIVTGDKKTAEKFLREVDSACVYVNASTRFTDGGEFGKGAEIGISTDKIHARGPMGLEELTSYKYVVRGNGQVRR
- the rsfS gene encoding ribosome silencing factor, with the translated sequence MIGKRKASAIARAASDKKGRDIVIMDMRKVPSVSDYFVVSSGTSTTQVKAISDNIRRVLREKGEKLWHSEGEREALWIVLDYGDVVAHIFGEETRHFYDLEKLWSDIPQERFREKTGKAVPRRKARVLKKKKKKKRARR
- the mfd gene encoding transcription-repair coupling factor, producing the protein MFDSIKIYLNEEIDTEKLLSDIVEYGYRSCRRVAEEGDFAAVGDTITVYPVTFEYPLRIELEGNCVKKIRSLDPLTYEVIQDHSVAILLPIRGIFKHKIEGRRRGTSGESPIDNFVDIESGDYVVHVDHGIGRYMGVEKVKVEKRYTDHFVIEYADGDKLYVPHTDLHKIQKYLGFERRPPKLYKLGAKIWARVKERARKGVEKVAVELLDLQARRAASQGFAFSKDTEWQKELEAAFPYKETPDQTRATAELKLDMEARKPMDRLLCGDVGYGKTEVALRSAFKAVMNNKQVAILVPTTILAEQHFNTFSSRMKKYPVNVEMLSRFRTTGEQSRIIEGVASGAVDIIIGTHRLLSRDMRFKDLGLVIIDEEQRFGVRHKEHLKKLRATVDILTLTATPIPRTLYLALMGGRDISVINTPPSERLPVETVVTHYDEKLIREAVMREKGRGGQVFFLHNRVQDIEVIARSLKALVPEAKIVVAHGQMSERLLEETMLKFIKGGIDCLVSTTIIESGIDIPNANTIIINRADTFGLADLYQLRGRVGRFTRKAYAYLLIPKRFVLSQESQKRLHAIMKFQELGSGFKLAMEDLEIRGAGNLLGVEQHGYIHAVGFDLYCRLLKSAIDGYGKER
- the rplU gene encoding 50S ribosomal protein L21; protein product: MYAVVETGGKQYKVAKNDVLLVEKLKAKEGAEVKLGKVLILKEGNSVHFGTPHVKGAHVICEALGTVRGDKVIAFKYKRRKSEKKKIGHRQDYTRIKVKEIEIAKG
- the obgE gene encoding GTPase ObgE, whose translation is MFIDETKIYIKAGSGGNGCHSFYRDKWNRVGWPDGGRGGDGGDVVFLVDRNVHTLLDFQYQQHFTAESGSHGSSSNKKGKRGTDLLVRVPAGTTIRDLTHDIVLRDLVKEGESVVIARGGHGGRGNSRGRSNEKGFPGEEKTIMLELKLIADAGIIGYPNAGKSTLISRISSAHPKIAGYPFTTKAPVLGVVKMYAGAHFVIAEIPGLIEGAHLGKGLGDRFLRHVERTKVLLHLVDISGWEGRDPAGDYRKLNKELKLYSRELGAKPQIVALNKTDLPEAKKNIQKFKKAFPRLKVFPVSAETGEGIKELLTAIYKKVRAERKNG
- the argS gene encoding arginine--tRNA ligase: MHYGGIESRIISVLERSVKKALADLNASAVLPDGVKPELEIPKERSHGDLASNIALRLSKAAGQNPLVIAEHIKRSFEEDLASSHIKGEIDRVEIKPPGFINFFLSGAHLYKSLLEIKRKKGNFGRMALGRKTKLQVEFVSANPTGPLTIAHARQAAIGDSLANILEFAGYKVTREYYINDEGTQMDILGNSIRVRYLELCGVKEDFPQDGYKGSYVMDIAKDLKKKFGRKYIKENKLDPFREFGLAWIMRDIRDDLKSFGVDFDVWYSQRRLRKSGKIDRVIAVLKEKGYIYEKEGAVWFKSSAFGDDKDRVVFKSDGKMTYLTSDIAYHLDKYRRGFKRIVDIWGPDHHGYIPRMKAAVAALGYHAGSLSVLIVQLATLFRNGQVVSMSTRAGEFVTLREVREEVGKDVARFCFLMRRISSHLDFDLESVKKESMENPVYYIQYAHARIWSILDYGKKIRGPAKYDSSLLKEAEELELLRIMRRFPLIVALSSDSLDPYIVLQYLQDLAAIFHSFYTKHRVVSDDLELTRARLVLVDCARIVLANGLGLLGVSLPKKM
- a CDS encoding DUF5679 domain-containing protein, producing MAEIGYCVKCKAKKEMKDTQKVTMKNKRQAMKGKCTTCGTGMYKIMK
- a CDS encoding 50S ribosomal protein L27; this translates as MAHMINGRDGQPKNLGIKRFSAQKVKAGTIILKQHGRVFKPGRNVGAGRDDTLYALIDGKVVFGQSKVVSVVKSAK
- the nadD gene encoding nicotinate-nucleotide adenylyltransferase yields the protein MRIGILGGTFDPIHMGHLILAEEACFKLKLDKVIFVPTYLSPHKESGPVVSAEDRFRMTELAIEDNPALEASRFEIDARKRSYSIDTLKEFRAKYGQESQLYFITGSDSLKDLFSWKDVNEIFKISKFIVANRPGYPFQDVPKEVDTVVITPIEVSSHDIRKRVKEGRSIRYLVPEKVRRYIADHKLYR